Proteins encoded together in one Streptomyces sp. B1I3 window:
- a CDS encoding AAA family ATPase, whose protein sequence is MKPSRPLYEREPELAAAAQAVDALCGGQATGGLLVFSGEAGIGKTALLGEIRAMAADRCTVWSARGGETVTSVPFHVVRQLLQPALDQFPADEARALFGDWFEITAPALGLAEPSGPQPDPQGVRDGLDHVVSRLASRLSHRPLLLMVDDAHWADGESLAWLAGFTARLSELPLLVVQAHRPQEFADRNADRAVAGALQNESLAGHPALIRVALRALTPDATAELVRAALGDHADDPFCREVWAVTGGNPYEAVELVAKAQDRELSPVEESAGLLRELGASARGSGLVARLERLGTNANRFAWAAAVLGTEISQELAANLAGMSPAEAADCTARLRDARIVSGFDPLEFVHPLIASAVYRSIPPATRTAFHGRAAWAITEAGLGAAAASRHLLEVHPDDDQEVVAQLREAAGQHLAVGAPEAARRCLERALQEPPRPHDRAALLYELGCATLLSSPPTTVQHLRAALDTPGLDEALRVDATFRLAAALSHNNQLKDAALSLAAEAARTAPGPGLMRLQAAHFLWEGMQATEDDGPARSARLARNADHLKGRDNAERALLTLRAFDAMLRGENAQLVVDLCERALVDGRPARGLGWTDTEWGFELPTMVGITYAFTDQLDRAEELFGEAVRAFEISGWSGAHLAFAHTLLGLVHRRRGRLAEAEGFLREGLRLADRVGSGLPVHWDATCLLVDTLIARGRTAEARLVADRYSFGPPYPSAMVLPDAPCVRGRLLLAEGRTEEAVAELEAAGAALEPRGRFNGVWAPWAGDLARALADTDPVRAAQVANRARVHAERFGTDTAIGEALRCVALFAPPEEATHLLAESVRHLEASSSAYEHAAARFEYGVASRSPRELARAQKIAAACGAEALATRAQRVRTSMRPSE, encoded by the coding sequence ATGAAGCCGTCCCGGCCGTTGTACGAGCGCGAACCGGAACTCGCCGCCGCCGCACAGGCGGTGGACGCCCTCTGCGGCGGGCAGGCGACCGGCGGACTGCTGGTCTTCAGCGGCGAGGCGGGCATCGGAAAGACCGCCCTGCTCGGCGAGATCCGGGCCATGGCCGCCGACCGCTGCACCGTCTGGTCGGCGCGGGGCGGCGAGACCGTGACGTCCGTACCGTTCCACGTCGTACGCCAGCTGCTGCAGCCCGCGCTGGACCAGTTCCCCGCCGACGAGGCCAGGGCACTGTTCGGCGACTGGTTCGAGATCACCGCACCCGCACTCGGCCTGGCCGAACCCAGTGGACCGCAACCCGACCCCCAGGGCGTCAGGGACGGTCTCGACCACGTCGTCTCCCGGCTCGCCTCCCGCCTCAGCCACCGGCCGCTGCTCCTGATGGTGGACGACGCACACTGGGCGGACGGCGAATCGCTCGCCTGGCTCGCGGGCTTCACCGCCCGCCTGTCCGAACTGCCCTTACTGGTCGTCCAGGCCCACCGCCCCCAGGAGTTCGCCGACCGCAACGCCGACCGGGCCGTCGCCGGCGCCCTGCAGAACGAGAGCCTCGCGGGCCACCCGGCCCTGATCCGGGTCGCGCTGCGCGCTCTCACACCCGACGCCACGGCGGAGCTGGTCCGGGCCGCCCTCGGGGACCACGCCGACGACCCGTTCTGCCGCGAGGTGTGGGCCGTCACCGGCGGCAACCCGTACGAGGCGGTCGAACTGGTCGCCAAGGCACAGGACCGCGAACTGTCCCCGGTCGAGGAGTCCGCCGGCCTGCTGCGGGAGCTCGGGGCGTCGGCACGCGGCAGCGGGCTGGTCGCCCGCCTCGAACGGCTGGGCACCAACGCCAACCGCTTCGCCTGGGCCGCGGCCGTACTCGGCACCGAGATCTCGCAGGAACTCGCGGCGAACCTCGCCGGGATGAGCCCGGCGGAGGCCGCCGACTGCACGGCGCGGCTGCGCGACGCCCGTATCGTCAGCGGATTCGACCCGCTCGAGTTCGTGCACCCACTGATCGCCTCCGCCGTCTACCGCTCCATCCCGCCGGCCACCCGCACCGCCTTCCACGGGCGGGCCGCCTGGGCCATCACCGAGGCCGGGCTCGGAGCCGCGGCGGCCTCCCGCCACCTCCTCGAGGTCCACCCGGACGACGACCAGGAGGTGGTCGCACAGCTTCGCGAGGCAGCGGGCCAGCACCTCGCGGTCGGCGCCCCGGAGGCGGCCAGGCGCTGCCTCGAACGCGCCCTGCAGGAGCCGCCGCGCCCTCACGACAGGGCCGCCCTGCTGTACGAACTCGGCTGCGCCACACTGCTCAGCTCACCGCCCACCACGGTCCAGCACCTGCGTGCCGCACTGGACACGCCGGGCCTCGACGAGGCACTGCGGGTCGACGCGACCTTCCGTCTCGCCGCCGCCCTGTCCCACAACAACCAGCTCAAGGACGCAGCGCTCTCGCTGGCCGCCGAAGCGGCCCGCACCGCTCCCGGACCCGGGCTCATGAGGCTCCAGGCGGCGCACTTCCTCTGGGAGGGGATGCAGGCCACCGAGGACGACGGGCCCGCACGGTCGGCCCGGCTCGCGCGCAACGCCGACCACCTGAAGGGCCGCGACAACGCCGAGCGCGCCCTGCTCACCCTGCGGGCCTTCGACGCCATGCTCCGCGGGGAGAACGCCCAACTCGTCGTGGACCTCTGCGAACGCGCCCTCGTGGACGGCCGGCCCGCACGCGGGCTGGGCTGGACCGACACCGAATGGGGTTTCGAGCTCCCCACGATGGTCGGTATCACCTACGCGTTCACCGACCAGCTCGACCGCGCCGAGGAGCTCTTCGGCGAAGCCGTCCGCGCCTTCGAGATCTCCGGCTGGAGCGGGGCGCACCTCGCGTTCGCCCACACCCTGCTGGGACTCGTCCACCGGCGACGCGGGCGTCTCGCCGAGGCGGAGGGCTTCCTGCGCGAGGGACTGCGCCTCGCCGACCGTGTCGGCAGCGGCCTGCCCGTCCACTGGGACGCCACCTGCCTGCTCGTCGACACCCTGATCGCACGCGGCAGGACGGCGGAGGCCAGACTCGTCGCCGACCGCTACTCCTTCGGTCCGCCGTATCCCAGCGCCATGGTCCTGCCCGACGCCCCGTGCGTCCGCGGCCGGCTGCTGCTGGCCGAAGGCCGTACCGAGGAAGCCGTCGCCGAACTCGAGGCGGCCGGTGCGGCGCTGGAGCCGCGCGGCCGGTTCAACGGTGTGTGGGCGCCGTGGGCGGGCGATCTCGCCCGCGCCCTGGCAGACACCGACCCGGTCAGGGCGGCCCAGGTGGCCAACCGCGCCCGCGTCCACGCGGAACGCTTCGGCACGGACACCGCGATCGGTGAAGCCCTGCGCTGCGTCGCCCTGTTCGCCCCGCCCGAGGAGGCCACGCACCTGCTGGCCGAGTCGGTGCGGCACCTCGAGGCGTCGTCGTCCGCGTACGAGCACGCGGCGGCCCGCTTCGAGTACGGGGTCGCGAGCCGTTCCCCGAGAGAGCTGGCCCGCGCCCAGAAGATCGCCGCCGCGTGCGGCGCCGAGGCGCTGGCGACCCGCGCCCAGCGGGTACGCACGTCGATGCGGCCCTCGGAGTGA
- a CDS encoding DUF309 domain-containing protein, translating to MDESRRDRDEEGRARNARPRDGLGRPLPYGTPGVERQPEGVVRSPDETVREAQRLLDAGMPFHAHEVFEDAWKSGPDAERELWRGLAQMAVGLTHSARGNTAGGARLLRRGAAAVEAFREAEPYGIGVGPLIAWARELAGRVEDFGQGPGDARVVDAAAEAPRLLPGGHTA from the coding sequence GTGGACGAATCTCGCAGGGACCGCGACGAGGAAGGACGGGCGCGCAACGCGCGCCCCCGGGACGGGCTGGGGCGCCCCCTGCCCTACGGGACCCCGGGGGTGGAGCGCCAGCCCGAGGGTGTGGTGCGCTCCCCCGACGAGACGGTGCGCGAGGCTCAGCGGCTGCTGGACGCGGGCATGCCGTTCCATGCGCACGAGGTGTTCGAGGACGCCTGGAAATCGGGGCCCGACGCGGAGCGGGAGTTGTGGCGGGGGCTCGCGCAGATGGCCGTGGGTCTGACGCACTCCGCCCGGGGCAACACGGCGGGTGGTGCCCGGCTCCTCCGGCGGGGCGCCGCCGCGGTCGAGGCCTTCCGGGAGGCGGAGCCGTACGGGATCGGGGTGGGCCCGCTGATCGCCTGGGCGCGGGAACTGGCAGGACGGGTGGAGGACTTCGGGCAGGGGCCCGGTGACGCGCGCGTGGTGGACGCCGCGGCGGAGGCACCCCGGCTGCTGCCGGGGGGCCACACCGCGTGA
- a CDS encoding DUF350 domain-containing protein, which yields MTDIINGLGRATAYGALGVVLLVLGIFLIDALTPGKLGRQIWEERNRNAALLLSSALLGIGGIVFTSIWTTYEDFGKGLASTAAFGLLGLVMMAVAFLVVDLVTPGKLGATLVEREPHPAVWVTASCNLAVAAIVSASIA from the coding sequence ATGACCGACATCATCAACGGCCTCGGCCGTGCCACCGCGTACGGTGCCCTCGGCGTCGTACTGCTCGTTCTCGGCATCTTCCTGATCGACGCCCTGACTCCCGGCAAGCTCGGCCGCCAGATATGGGAGGAGCGCAACCGCAACGCCGCCCTGCTGCTCAGCTCGGCGCTGCTGGGCATCGGCGGCATCGTGTTCACGTCGATCTGGACGACGTACGAGGACTTCGGCAAGGGCCTGGCGTCGACTGCCGCGTTCGGGCTGCTCGGCCTGGTCATGATGGCCGTGGCGTTCCTCGTCGTCGATCTGGTCACGCCGGGGAAGCTCGGCGCGACTCTGGTGGAACGGGAGCCCCACCCGGCGGTCTGGGTGACGGCGAGCTGCAATCTGGCGGTGGCCGCCATCGTGTCGGCTTCGATCGCCTGA
- a CDS encoding FAD/NAD(P)-binding oxidoreductase, which yields MTRTARRVDVLIVGAGPAGLAAGAELAAAGAGHVEILEREAEAGGVPRHCLHGGFGGGRTGAGPQGPLGTPARTYARGGTSGPAYARQSVAAAVRAGAALRTGVTVTGWAGPRTVETTGPAGLERITATAVVLATGARERPRSARLIPGTRPAGVYTTGELQQAVHLHGQWVGTRAVVVGDEPVAHAAVATLRAAGVHVVAMVTDRPSAPLRVRRPGLPLLTGATVTALTGRTRLSGVELRRDDGRTTILRCDTVVLTGDFVPEHELARRGGLTLDPGTRGPAYDAAFRTSQPGVFAVGNLLHAVERADVAAREGRAVAVSVLHRLSGTELPTAPGRPLVVDAPLRWIAPNVTGPYGERPAGGRFVLRTARRLPRPRFLVSQGDRELHRQRLLVPAVPGRPFHLAAEWLDRVDPHGPPVRITVPGR from the coding sequence GTGACCCGGACCGCCCGCCGAGTCGACGTCCTGATCGTCGGGGCGGGCCCCGCCGGCCTCGCCGCCGGGGCCGAACTCGCCGCCGCCGGCGCGGGCCACGTCGAGATTCTGGAACGCGAAGCGGAGGCGGGCGGCGTCCCCCGTCACTGCCTCCACGGCGGATTCGGCGGGGGCCGCACGGGGGCCGGGCCGCAGGGGCCGCTCGGCACGCCCGCGCGGACATACGCCCGGGGCGGGACGAGCGGGCCGGCGTACGCCCGGCAGAGCGTGGCCGCCGCCGTGCGCGCGGGCGCCGCCCTGCGTACCGGAGTCACCGTCACGGGCTGGGCGGGTCCCCGCACCGTCGAGACCACCGGACCCGCCGGGCTCGAACGGATCACCGCGACGGCCGTCGTCCTCGCCACCGGTGCCCGTGAACGCCCGCGCAGCGCCCGGCTGATCCCCGGCACCAGGCCCGCGGGCGTCTACACCACGGGAGAGCTCCAGCAGGCCGTACACCTGCACGGGCAGTGGGTCGGCACCCGCGCGGTGGTCGTCGGCGACGAGCCCGTCGCACACGCGGCCGTGGCCACCCTGCGCGCCGCCGGCGTCCACGTCGTCGCCATGGTCACCGACCGGCCGTCCGCCCCGCTCCGTGTCCGGCGCCCCGGCCTTCCGCTGCTCACCGGTGCCACGGTCACCGCCCTCACCGGCAGGACCCGGCTCTCCGGGGTGGAGCTGCGTCGCGACGACGGCCGCACCACGATCCTGCGCTGCGACACGGTCGTCCTCACCGGCGACTTCGTCCCCGAACACGAGCTGGCCCGCCGCGGCGGTCTCACCCTCGACCCCGGCACCCGGGGGCCGGCGTACGACGCCGCCTTCCGTACGTCGCAGCCCGGCGTCTTCGCCGTCGGGAACCTGCTGCACGCCGTCGAGCGCGCGGACGTCGCCGCAAGGGAGGGCCGTGCCGTCGCCGTGTCCGTACTGCACCGCCTGTCCGGCACCGAGCTGCCCACCGCACCGGGACGGCCGCTCGTGGTGGACGCGCCCCTGCGATGGATCGCGCCCAATGTGACCGGCCCGTACGGCGAACGGCCGGCGGGGGGCCGGTTCGTCCTGCGTACCGCACGGCGACTGCCCCGGCCGCGCTTCCTCGTCAGCCAGGGGGACCGTGAACTCCACCGGCAGCGACTGCTGGTGCCGGCCGTCCCCGGCCGGCCGTTCCACCTGGCAGCGGAGTGGCTGGACCGCGTCGATCCGCACGGCCCGCCCGTACGGATCACCGTTCCGGGCCGTTGA
- a CDS encoding FAD-dependent oxidoreductase, giving the protein MTVTVTTAGPLPTGDGPGSTDGPGDGTYDVTVVGAGVVGAAIARELAGHRLRTALVEASDDVGNGTSKANTAILHTGFDAVPGSLEGRLVREGHELLAAYAARTGIPVERVGALLVAWDDEQLATLPGLLAKAARNGYHAARLIGAQELREREPHLGPGALGALEVPDESIICPWTTPLAFATQAVRAGVHLHLNCRVRGIAGDAGGHTLSTSRGPLRTRYLVNAAGLYADEVDRLLGHEEFTVTPRRGQLIVFDKLARGLVDHILLPVPTAAGKGVLVAPTVFGNVLLGPTSEDLDDRTATGSTAEGLHLLREKGRRIVPALLDEEVTAVYAGLRAGTGQEDYRIRDHPGRRYVTVGGIRSTGLTASMAIARHVTGLLAGIGLDLGDRHDLPELTMPNLGEAFPRPYLRADLIARDPAYGTLVCHCEHVTLGEIRDAFSATLPPHSPDGLRRRTRARGGRCQGFYCGAAVRALFEGGRA; this is encoded by the coding sequence ATGACGGTCACGGTCACCACGGCCGGGCCTCTGCCCACGGGCGACGGCCCGGGCAGCACGGACGGCCCCGGCGACGGCACGTACGACGTCACCGTCGTGGGCGCGGGTGTCGTCGGGGCGGCCATCGCCCGCGAACTGGCCGGACACCGCCTGCGTACCGCCCTCGTGGAGGCCTCCGACGACGTCGGCAACGGAACGTCGAAGGCCAACACCGCGATTCTGCACACCGGCTTCGACGCCGTGCCCGGCTCGCTGGAGGGACGGCTCGTACGCGAGGGGCATGAACTGCTCGCCGCCTACGCGGCCCGGACCGGCATCCCCGTCGAGCGGGTCGGCGCCCTGCTCGTGGCCTGGGACGACGAGCAGCTCGCCACGCTGCCCGGACTGCTGGCCAAGGCCGCCCGCAACGGCTACCACGCGGCCCGCCTCATCGGCGCGCAGGAACTGCGTGAGCGCGAACCACACCTCGGACCGGGCGCGCTCGGCGCACTCGAGGTCCCCGACGAGAGCATCATCTGTCCCTGGACCACACCGCTCGCCTTCGCCACCCAGGCCGTCCGCGCCGGCGTCCATCTGCACCTCAACTGCCGGGTGCGGGGCATCGCCGGCGATGCCGGCGGCCACACGCTCAGCACCTCGCGCGGCCCGCTGCGCACGCGGTACCTGGTCAACGCGGCCGGGCTGTACGCCGACGAGGTCGACCGGCTCCTCGGCCACGAGGAGTTCACCGTCACCCCGCGCCGCGGTCAGCTCATCGTCTTCGACAAGCTCGCCCGCGGTCTCGTCGACCACATCCTGCTGCCGGTCCCCACCGCGGCCGGCAAGGGGGTCCTGGTCGCACCGACCGTGTTCGGCAACGTGCTCCTCGGGCCCACCTCCGAGGACCTGGACGACAGGACTGCCACCGGCTCCACCGCCGAAGGCCTGCACCTCCTGCGCGAGAAGGGCCGCCGGATCGTGCCCGCGCTCCTCGACGAGGAGGTCACCGCTGTCTACGCGGGACTGCGTGCCGGCACCGGACAGGAGGACTACCGCATCCGGGACCACCCCGGCCGGCGGTACGTCACCGTCGGCGGCATCCGGTCCACCGGCCTCACGGCCTCCATGGCCATCGCGCGGCACGTCACCGGCCTGCTCGCGGGCATCGGGCTGGACCTCGGAGACCGGCACGACCTCCCGGAGCTCACCATGCCGAACCTCGGCGAAGCCTTCCCGAGGCCCTACCTGCGGGCGGATCTGATCGCGCGCGACCCGGCGTACGGCACGCTCGTCTGCCACTGCGAGCACGTCACCCTGGGCGAGATCCGCGACGCGTTCTCCGCCACCCTCCCGCCGCACTCCCCGGACGGCCTGCGGCGCCGCACCCGCGCCCGCGGCGGCCGCTGCCAGGGCTTCTACTGCGGCGCGGCCGTCCGCGCCCTGTTCGAAGGGGGCCGCGCGTGA
- a CDS encoding FGGY family carbohydrate kinase encodes MTGAVLAVDQGTSGTKALVICPERGVIGSGSAPVRPRYGAGGTVEADPGELLTSVIDAGRQAVAAAAEPVVAVGLANQGETVLAWDPATGRPLTDAVVWQDRRAEGICAELGSYAEELRDLTGLPLDPYFAAPKMAWIRRELTREGVVTTSDSWLVHRLTGAFVTDAATAGRTQLLGLRDVAWSPAALEIFGLSDERLPTVVDCAGPVGTTTAFGGEIPLTGLLVDQQAALLAQNALEPGQAKCTYGTGAFLLAQTGSSPRTTSSGLVSCVAWRIGGRTDYCLDGQVYTAASAVRWLSDLGVISGAADLDPVGATVPGTNGVVFVPALAGLAAPWWRGDLRGSVTGLGLDTTAGHLVRALCEGIAAQVVALADAVAGDLGEPLTTLRVDGGLTRSTLLMQTQADLLQRPVEVSALPDVTALGAGAVARLGLDPHLSVGQATPRWKPSAVYEPRIGPDEAAARLAHFRAAVDTLLEHA; translated from the coding sequence ATGACAGGCGCGGTACTCGCCGTCGACCAGGGGACGTCCGGCACGAAGGCGCTGGTGATCTGTCCCGAACGGGGCGTGATCGGTTCCGGTTCCGCACCCGTCCGCCCCCGGTACGGCGCAGGCGGGACCGTCGAGGCCGATCCCGGCGAGCTGCTCACCTCGGTGATCGACGCCGGCCGTCAGGCGGTGGCCGCGGCTGCCGAACCCGTGGTGGCGGTGGGCCTGGCGAACCAGGGTGAGACGGTCCTGGCCTGGGACCCCGCGACCGGCCGCCCGCTCACCGACGCCGTCGTGTGGCAGGACCGGCGGGCGGAGGGCATCTGTGCGGAACTCGGCTCGTACGCCGAGGAGTTACGGGATCTGACCGGGCTGCCGCTCGACCCGTACTTCGCCGCGCCCAAAATGGCCTGGATCCGTCGTGAGCTGACCCGGGAAGGGGTCGTGACCACCAGTGACTCCTGGCTGGTCCACCGGCTGACCGGAGCCTTCGTCACCGACGCGGCCACCGCGGGACGCACCCAGCTGCTCGGCCTCCGTGACGTCGCCTGGTCACCCGCCGCCCTGGAGATCTTCGGCCTGTCCGACGAGCGGCTCCCCACCGTCGTCGACTGCGCCGGACCCGTCGGCACCACCACCGCCTTCGGCGGTGAGATCCCCCTGACCGGCCTCCTCGTCGACCAGCAGGCCGCCCTGCTGGCCCAGAACGCCCTCGAACCCGGCCAGGCCAAATGCACCTACGGCACCGGTGCCTTCCTGCTCGCGCAGACCGGAAGCAGTCCTCGCACCACTTCCTCCGGCCTGGTCAGCTGCGTCGCCTGGCGGATCGGCGGACGCACCGACTACTGCCTCGACGGACAGGTCTACACGGCGGCCTCCGCCGTACGCTGGCTCTCGGACCTCGGTGTGATCTCCGGCGCCGCCGACCTCGACCCGGTGGGGGCCACGGTCCCCGGCACGAACGGAGTCGTCTTCGTCCCCGCGCTCGCCGGCCTCGCCGCTCCGTGGTGGCGTGGCGACCTGCGCGGTTCGGTGACCGGCCTCGGCCTCGACACCACCGCAGGCCACCTGGTGCGGGCCCTGTGCGAGGGCATCGCCGCGCAGGTCGTCGCCCTGGCCGACGCCGTGGCCGGCGACCTGGGCGAACCGCTCACCACCCTGCGCGTCGACGGTGGCCTCACCCGCTCCACCCTGCTCATGCAGACCCAGGCGGACCTGCTGCAACGGCCGGTCGAGGTCTCCGCGCTGCCCGACGTGACGGCGCTCGGCGCCGGAGCCGTGGCCCGGCTCGGGCTCGACCCCCACCTGTCCGTGGGGCAGGCGACACCGCGCTGGAAGCCCTCAGCCGTCTACGAACCCCGGATCGGCCCGGACGAGGCTGCCGCACGCCTCGCACACTTCCGGGCAGCGGTGGACACCCTGCTGGAGCACGCATGA
- a CDS encoding amino acid permease — MSISASPPSTETAPQKDEEQRLRELGYQPVLARRMGGFGNFAISFSVISILSGCMTLYGFGMSTGGPAVMLWGWAGVGLFVLCVGMALAEVTSAYPTSGALYYMADRLGGRKWGWYTGWLNLLGLLGAIAGIDYGAALFTGALLNLQWGFDPTPGSTMLIFLGILLLHAVLNLFGVRLVSVLNSISVWWHLAGVAVIVTVLAIVPSHHQSPSFVFTEFVNDTGWENPVYVAAIGLLLAQYTFCGYDASAHLSEETSNASVTAAKGIVRAIWVSWVAGFVLLAGLTFAIQDYASTQNSATGVPPAQILIDGLGTAGATAMLLIVIAAQLFCGNAEVAAASRMVFAFSRDNALPGSGLWRRVSARTQTPVPAVWLSVCVAALLAVPSLYSATAYGAVTAINVIGITPAYAIPIFLKLRAGDRFERGPWHLGRWSKPIGWIAVVWVALVTVLFLLPQSSPVTIDSMNYASIALVAVLVLATVWWFVARRSYGTPAAYGTAREQAEVAEGIV; from the coding sequence ATGTCCATATCCGCCTCGCCGCCGAGCACGGAGACCGCCCCGCAGAAGGACGAGGAGCAGCGGCTGCGCGAGCTCGGCTATCAGCCGGTGCTGGCCCGCCGTATGGGCGGCTTCGGTAACTTCGCGATCAGCTTCTCCGTCATCTCGATCCTCTCCGGCTGCATGACGCTGTACGGGTTCGGCATGTCCACCGGCGGGCCGGCCGTCATGCTGTGGGGCTGGGCCGGTGTCGGGCTGTTCGTGCTCTGCGTCGGCATGGCCCTGGCCGAGGTCACCAGCGCGTACCCCACGTCCGGAGCGCTGTACTACATGGCCGACCGGCTCGGCGGCCGCAAATGGGGCTGGTACACCGGCTGGCTGAATCTGCTCGGTCTGCTGGGGGCGATCGCCGGTATCGACTACGGGGCCGCGCTGTTCACGGGCGCGCTGCTCAACCTGCAGTGGGGCTTCGACCCCACGCCCGGCTCCACCATGCTGATCTTCCTCGGCATCCTGCTGCTCCACGCCGTGCTGAACCTCTTCGGTGTCCGCCTGGTCAGCGTGCTGAACTCGATCAGCGTGTGGTGGCATCTGGCGGGTGTGGCCGTCATCGTCACGGTGCTGGCGATCGTGCCCTCCCACCACCAGTCGCCGTCGTTCGTCTTCACCGAGTTCGTCAACGACACCGGGTGGGAGAATCCGGTCTACGTGGCGGCGATCGGACTGCTCCTGGCCCAGTACACCTTCTGCGGCTACGACGCCTCCGCCCATCTGTCCGAGGAGACCTCCAACGCGTCGGTGACGGCGGCCAAGGGCATCGTCCGGGCGATCTGGGTCTCCTGGGTCGCCGGGTTCGTGCTGCTCGCCGGGCTGACCTTCGCCATCCAGGACTACGCGAGCACCCAGAACAGTGCCACCGGGGTGCCGCCTGCCCAGATCCTCATCGACGGGCTGGGCACGGCGGGTGCCACCGCCATGCTGCTGATCGTGATCGCGGCGCAGTTGTTCTGCGGCAACGCGGAGGTCGCCGCCGCGAGCCGGATGGTCTTCGCCTTCAGCCGCGACAACGCCCTGCCCGGTTCCGGCCTGTGGCGCAGGGTGAGCGCCCGCACGCAGACCCCGGTGCCCGCCGTGTGGCTTTCGGTGTGCGTGGCCGCCCTGCTGGCCGTGCCGTCGCTGTACTCCGCGACCGCGTACGGAGCGGTCACGGCCATCAACGTCATCGGCATCACTCCCGCCTACGCCATCCCGATCTTCCTCAAACTGCGCGCCGGGGACCGCTTCGAGCGCGGCCCCTGGCACCTGGGCCGCTGGTCGAAGCCGATCGGCTGGATCGCCGTGGTGTGGGTCGCTCTCGTGACGGTGCTGTTCCTGCTGCCGCAGTCCTCGCCGGTGACCATCGACTCGATGAACTACGCGTCCATCGCGCTGGTCGCGGTGCTGGTCCTGGCCACGGTGTGGTGGTTCGTCGCGCGCCGTTCGTACGGCACCCCGGCCGCGTACGGGACCGCCCGCGAACAGGCGGAGGTCGCCGAGGGCATCGTCTGA
- a CDS encoding sulfite exporter TauE/SafE family protein produces MDTLTLWQLAALAAASSLVGFSKTAVSGANTISLAVFAAVLPARESTGVLLPILIAGDVLAVLIYRRHAHWPTLLRLFPAVAVGVVAGTVFMMWADDDAVRTSIGAILLFMAGVTLWRRRSAARRPAVGEEEEPEGGAPAGVSRAGRLTARSYGVLGGFTTMVANAGGPVMSLYLLSAGFRKLGFLGTSAWFFLIVNTSKVPFSVGLGLIDARSLLLDAALVLFVVPGAYLGRACVGRIDQKLFDRIVIGATVMGGLQLLLR; encoded by the coding sequence ATGGACACCCTCACGCTCTGGCAACTGGCCGCGCTCGCGGCGGCATCCTCACTCGTCGGCTTCTCCAAGACAGCCGTCAGCGGTGCCAACACGATCAGCCTCGCGGTCTTCGCGGCCGTCCTCCCGGCCCGCGAGTCGACCGGAGTGCTGCTTCCGATCCTGATCGCGGGCGACGTACTCGCCGTGCTGATCTACCGGCGGCACGCCCACTGGCCCACCCTGCTCCGGCTCTTCCCCGCCGTCGCCGTGGGCGTGGTGGCGGGCACCGTCTTCATGATGTGGGCGGACGACGACGCCGTGCGCACCTCCATCGGCGCGATCCTCCTCTTCATGGCGGGCGTCACCCTCTGGAGGCGGCGGAGCGCTGCCCGGCGGCCCGCCGTGGGCGAGGAGGAGGAGCCCGAGGGCGGGGCACCTGCCGGGGTCTCGCGCGCCGGGCGGCTCACGGCCCGTTCGTACGGGGTGCTCGGCGGGTTCACCACCATGGTCGCCAACGCGGGCGGCCCCGTGATGTCGCTCTACCTGCTCTCGGCGGGCTTCCGCAAGCTCGGCTTCCTGGGGACGTCGGCGTGGTTCTTCCTGATCGTCAACACCTCCAAGGTGCCCTTCAGCGTGGGGCTCGGGCTCATCGACGCCCGGTCACTGCTGCTGGACGCAGCCCTGGTGCTGTTCGTCGTCCCCGGGGCGTACCTCGGCCGTGCCTGCGTGGGGCGGATCGATCAGAAGCTCTTCGACCGCATCGTGATCGGCGCGACCGTCATGGGCGGCCTCCAGCTGCTGCTGCGCTGA